In the genome of Streptomyces sp. NBC_00259, the window AGCGGGTCGACCACCAAGCTGACCAGCGGCACCGTCACCGCCGTCAACGTGACGGTCAACTACGGCGACGGACCGGTCTACAACATGGTCCGTACGACCGCCTGTTCGGCCGGCGGCGACAGCGGCGGCGCGCACTTCGCCGGCTCGGTCGCCCTCGGCATCCACTCGGGCAGCTCCGGCTGCACGGGCACGAACGGCTCCGCGATCCACCAGCCGGTGCGGGAGGCGCTGGCCGCGTACGGCGTCAACGTGTACTGACAGCGGGTACTGATGCCGTGTACTGACGCCGCGGACGTGCTTCCCCGGGAGGCCGTCGATCGGTGAAGCGGTCCGGGGCGCGCTGCGTGCGCGCCCCGGACCGTCCTGATGAGCGCATACGAGCGGTGGCCGGGCGTGTGACCCTGACAGAGTGGCGCACATGACGGACACCACGACGCAGCTGCGTACAGCCCACACCTACCAGCTGTCCGCGGCCACGCTCGACGAGATCCGCCTCATGCTCGACGGAGCCTTCGACGGCGACTTCGGCGACGAGGACTGGACCCACGGGCTCGGCGGCATCCACGCCTTCATCGGCGACAGTGACGGGATCGCCGCCCACGGCAGCGTGATCATGCGCCGGGTGCTGCACGCGGGACGCTCGTACCGCACCGGCTACGTCGAGGCCGTCGGCGTCCGCGCCGACCGCCGCCGCGAGGGCCTGGGCGGCCGGGTGATGGCGGCGCTGGAGACGGTCATCGACGGCGCGTACGAACTCGGCGCCCTCTCCGCCTCCGACGACGGCGCCACGCTGTACGCCGCACGCGGCTGGCAGCTGTGGCGGGGCCGGATCGAGGCGCTGAGCCCCGACGGCGTCATCCACCTCCCGGACGAGGAGGGCTCCGCCTACCTCAGGCCCGCCGCCAGCGGCCCCCTGCCGGACGCCGCCACGTCCGCGCTGCTCTTCGACTGGCGGGACGGCGACGTGCTCTGAGCCAGGTGCCCGCTCTCACCAGCACCGCTTCAAGATCGCGTCTCAGATAGTAGGAAGTCCGACTAATTGTAGAGACAGCGAGGCCCGGCTCCCTTAGCTTTGTAGGAGCCGAACGTCTCGCTCGATCCAGCGAATGGCGGCCCCGAGCCGGTGCCCCAAGCAGGCAACCCCTGCGGCCCCGCTCCCCGCCCCTTCCGGCGCCTTCGATCGTTTGTGATCTCAAGGAGTCGATCACCATGCCCGAGACGACCTTCCGCCGCCGCGTCCGTCACACGCCCCGCACCAGCGAGTCCGACCGCAAGAGCGCCGCCGCGAACGCCGCCGCCGCCTTGCAGCGAGCCCTCGACCGCAGGGACAACGGCGGCGAGACCGGGCACTGACCCGGCGGCACCGGGCCCTGACCTCCGGGGCGCCCCGGGGTCACTGACCGCGCCTGACCTCGAAGTAGTCGATGCGCTCGCCGTTCTCGGCGAGCGCGGAGACCTTCAGCTTCGCCGCCGCACCGGTCTCCGCCTCCACCGCGAGGAAGGAGAAGCCGGGGTAGCGGACGCGCGACCACTCGACCGTGTCCGGGTCGGGCAGCCGCAGCTTCGTCCAGATGCGGGGTAACTTGCCAGTAACTTGCGGCCCTTCGCCAGACTCCGGATGAACGGAGTTCAACGAAACCGCGTGTGAGAAGTGCGTCCGTATGGTGGACGTCGAATGTCATTCGCTGGGACGCGGAGTACGGTGCCGATATGTCTCGCAGCCTCAATCTCGCAGTGATCCCCGGTGACGGCATCGGCCAGGAGGTCGTGGCCCAGGGCCTCAAGGTCCTCTCGGCCGTGCTTCCTCAGGACGTGAAGCTGGAGACCAAGGAGTACGACCTCGGTGCCAAGCGCTGGCACCGCACCGGCGAGACCCTCCCGGACGCGGAACTCGAATCCCTCAAGCAGCACGACGCGATCCTGCTCGGCGCGATCGGCGACCCCTCCGTGCCGTCCGGCGTCCTGGAGCGCGGGCTGCTGCTGAAGCTCCGGTTCGCCTTCGACCACTACGTCAACCTGCGTCCGTCGAAGCTCTTCCCGAACACCGCGACCCCGCTCGCGGGCCGCCCGGACATCGACTTCGTCGTCGTCCGCGAGGGCACCGAGGGCCCGTACACCGGCAACGGCGGCTCGCTGCGCACCGGTACGCCCGCCGAGGTCGCCACCGAGGTCAGCGTCAACACCGCGTACGGCGTCGAGCGTGTCGTGCGTGACGCTTTCGAGCGAGCCAAGGCCCGCCCCCGCAAGAAGCTGACGCTGGTTCACAAGAACAACGTCCTCGTGTACGCGGGCCACATGTGGAAGAACATCTTCGACAGGGTCGGCCAGGAGTATCCCGAGGTCACCACCGACTATCTGCACGTCGACGCCGCGACGATCTTCTTCGTCACCCAGCCCGAGCGCTTCGACGTCATCGTCACCGACAACCTTTTCGGTGACATCCTGACCGACCTGGCCGCTGCCGTGACCGGCGGCATCGGACTGGCCGCCTCCGGAAACGTCAACCCGACGGGCGCGTTCCCGTCCATGTTCGAGCCCGTCCACGGCTCCGCGCCGGACATCGCGGGCCAGGGCAAGGCCGACCCGACGGCCACGATCCTGTCCGTCGCCCTCCTCCTGCGCCACCTCGGCCACGAGACCGAGGCCGTGCGCATCGAGGACGCCGTCGCCGCCGACCTGGCGGAGCGTGACGGCGGCACCGCCCGCACCACCGACGAGATCGGCGACGCGCTCGCCGTACGAGTAGCGGGCTGATCCGTCGACTCTCGAAACCTCGAAGCCGCCGGGTCGCAACGCACCCGGCGGCTTCTCCTTTGCGGCCTCCGGGTGCCACCATCAAGCCATGGGCCGCGATTCACGCCGTTCTGCTGTGTTCTGCTCCGGCCCCCACGCGCTGCGATAATCGGACGTGGGGCCGCACCATGCGGGGAAGCTCGGACGTCCTAGCAGAGACGGTCATGGGTTCGGTCCGTCACAAACACACGGTGAAGGACACGCAGACATGACGACGACCACGATCGAGCTCAAGCCCTCCTCGAACCCGCTGTCCGACGCGGAGCGCGAGGCGATCCTGGCCAACCCCGGATTCGGCCGCCACTTCACCGACCACATGGTGACGATCAAGTGGACCGAAGGGCGCGGCTGGCACGATGCGCAGCTGACCCCGTACGCGCCGCTGTCCATGGACCCGGCCAACATGACGCTGCACTACGCGCAGGAGATCTTCGAGGGGCTGAAGGCCTACCGCAGGCCCGACGGCTCGGTCGCCACCTTCCGGCCCGACGCCAACGCGGAGCGCTTCCAGGTCTCCGCCCGGCGTCTGGCCATGCCGGAGCTTCCGGTCGAGACGTTCATCGCGGCCTGTGACGCGCTGGTCCAGCAGGACAAGGCGTGGGTCCCGGCGCACGGCGGCGAGGCCTCGCTGTATCTGCGTCCGTTCATGTTCGCCAACGAGGTCGGTCTCGGCGTGCGTCCGGCCAACGAGTACCTCTTCATCGTCATCGCCTCACCGGCCGGCCCGTACTTCCCCGGTGGCGTCAAGCCCGTCTCGATCTGGCTCTCCGAGGACCGCGTCCGCGCGGTGCCCGGCGGCATCGGTTTCGCCAAGACCGGCGGCAACTACGCCGCGTCCCTGCTCGCCCAGGCCGAGGCCGCCGCGAAGGGCTGTGACCAGGTCGCCTACCTCGACGCCGTGGAGCACAAGTGGGTCGAGGAGCTGGGCGGGATGAACCTGTACTTCGTGTACGGGGACAAGATCGTCACGCCCGAGCTCACCGGCTCGCTGCTCGCGGGCATCACCCGTGACTCGCTTCTCAAGCTCGCCCGCGACCTCGGCTACGAGGCGGTGGAGGACCGGGTGTCCATCGACGACTGGAAGCGCGACACCGAGAACGGCACGCTGCACGAGGTCTTCGCCTGTGGCACCGCCGCCGTCATCACCCCCGTCGGCACGGTCAAGTCCGCCCACGGCGAGTGGTCGCAGGCGAACGGCGAGCCGGGCAAGGTCACGATGGAGCTGCGCAAGGCGCTGCTCGACATCCAGACGGGCGCCGCGGAGGACCCGCACGCCTGGATGCACACGCTGGGCTAGGAGCGGGCTAGGAGCCCCTTTCCGGATCGGTGACCCACACCGCGGCAAGGTCACCGCGGCGAAGGCACCGCGGCGTAGGCACCGAGACGAAGGCGCCGCGGCGAAGCACCACGGCGAAGGCTCCCGCACGCACCGCGTGCGGGAGCCTTGCTGTTCGCCCGGCGACCGCGTGGCGGTCCATGGCCCCGGAGGGCGAGCCTTCAGTCCACGGCGGTCATGATCCGGCCGGCCGGTTCGGTGGCGGGCGCCGCCTCCGGCCGCGGCCGAAGCACCGCGTACACCAGGCCACCCGTCACACCGGACAGGACGAAGCTGCAGTCCACGCCGCCGGTCAGGGCGAGCAGCGGGCCCTCGTGGAACGGGGTCGAGACGGAGAGCAGGCCCACCCCCGCGCCCAGCGTCCAGGCGATGGCCGCCCGTGGCTCCCAGCCCGCGCGGAACCAGTAGACGCCGCCCCGGGCACGCCGGTTGTAGACCTGGAGCGCTTCGGCGTCGTACGCGCCGCGGCAGCGCAGATGGCCCATGAGGGTGATGACGGCCCAAGGGGTGCCGATCGCCGTGAGCAGCAGCACGAACGAGGTCATCGCCGACCGGGCGTCCCAGGCGAAGTGCCCGAGGAAGACGAAGACGGTGGCGACGACCGCGACGATCACGGTGGACGCGGTGCGGCTGGCCCTGGGGACGATCGCGTCGAGGTCGAGGCCCATCGAGTACAGCATCAGCCCGGCGTTGCCGACCGAACCGGCCGCGGCGGCGAGCAGCAGCGGCAGCAGGTACCAGGTGGGGGAGGCCTCGACCAGCGGGCCCGCGTAGTCCTGCGAGGCGCGGGCGGCCAGCGCGGTGAAGGTGCCGAACAGCTGCGGGATCAGGAGTCCGGCGAACAGGCCCAGACAGGTCGCGTTCAGCACCGCGCGCGGGGTGTGCCGCCGCGGCGAGATGTAGCGGGTGTAGTCGCCGAGCAGCGTGATGAAGGCGATCGGACCGCTGAGCCCGGCGGCCACGGCCGAGAGCGCCCAGGTCGGCCAGAAGGAGCCCATCAGATACGGGGCGTCGGGCGGCGCCGCGGTCGTCAGGTCCGGCGCGTACGCCACGAGGCCCAGCGTGAGCAGCGCGATCATCCCGAGGGCCAGGACCTTGCTCATCCGCAGCAGCAGCCGGTAGCCGAAGACCGCACCGATCACGGTGCACGCGGCCAGCAGGGCGTAGACCAGGGCGTGGCTCGGGCCGCCGGCCGGCAGACCGGTCAGCCGGGCCAGGGTGCCGACCATCACGTCGCCGCCGATCCACAGGGTCAGCGCGGTGTACCCGAGGGACAGCAGGAGGCCGACGACCGAGCCGATCAGCCGTCCGCGTACGCCGAAGAAGGCGCCGCTGGACGTGGAGAGATTGGTCGCCGTGCGCAGTGAGACGAGCGCGAGCGGTGCCGTCACGAGCACACCGGCGACCGTGCCCGCGACCACCGAGGTCACCGCGCCCCACAGGCCGAGGCCGAAGGAGACCGGCAGCCAGCCGAAGACGATCACACCGAGGCAGAGGTTGGAGCCGAGCAGGATCGCGACGAGATCGCGGGGACCGCTGGTCCGTTCCGCTTCGGGGATGGTGTCGACTCCGCGCTGTTCGATCGGCATCGGGCTCTCCCTGGTCCACAGGCGTCGTTTGAGTGCTGCTCTATGTGAACCCGGCGAAGAGCTGGCGTCAATGCTTCCGGTCAAGGAAAGTGCGGGTTAGAGTGTCGTTCAAACGTCTGGAATCGGATTCAGAGATTCCGGAGCGATGCACCCAGCAGGAGGCCGCGGTGGACCTCCAGGGAGGCGTGGTGACGTGCGACTGACCCCGACCGAGCGCGACCGGCTGCTGCTGTTCGGCGCCGCCGAACTGGCCCGGGCGCGGCGTGCCCGTGGGCTCAAGCTCAATGTCCCCGAGGCGACCGCACTGATCGCCGACACCGTCTGCGAGGCGGCCAGGGACGGGCGCCGGCTCGCCGAGGCGATCGAGGCGGCCCGCTCCGTACTCGGCCCCGGCGATGTCCTGCCCGGTGTGGCCGATGTGGTCACCGAGGTCCATGTCGAGGCCGTCTTCGACGACGGATCCCGGCTCGCGGTGGTCTCCGACCCCATCGGGGGCGGCGGCCTCGGCGACGCGGCCCCCGGCGCCGTCCTGCCCGGACCCGCGCAGCCCGCACCCGAGCCCGCGGTGCGGCTGACCGTACGCAACACCGCGACCGTCCCCGTCAGCGTCACCTCCCACTTCCACTTCTTCGAGGCCAACCCCCGGCTCGACTTCCCCCGGGCGGCGGCCTACGGCATGCGCCTCTGCGTCCCCGCCGGGTCGTCCGTCCGCTTCGACCCGGGCGGCGAGGCCGAGATCGGACTCGTACCGATCGGCGGCGACCGCATCGCCATCGGCTTCGCCGGCCTCGTCGACGGGCCGCTCGACGCGCCGGGCGCGAAGGCCGAGGCCCTGCGCCGAGCGGCGGCCTGCGGCTATCTCGGCGCCGACGCGGAAGAGCAGGTGCAGCGGCAGGTGCAGCAGGACGAGCAGCAGCAGGAGGAGGACCGGTGACCGGTAACGATCCGCACGAGTACGCGAGCGTCCACGGCCCCCGCGCCGGGGACCGGGTCGTGCTGGGCGACTCCGGACTCGTCGTCCGTGTCGAGTCCGACTCCCAGAAGTCCGGGGACGAGTTCCTCGCCGGCTTCGGCAAGACGGCCCGCGACGGAATTCATCTGAAGGCCGCCGCGGTCCGCGAGACCTGTGACGTCGTCATCAGCAACGTCCTCGTCATCGACGCCGTCCAGGGCATCCGCAAGGTGTCGATCGGCATCCGTGAGGGCCGCATCGCCGGTATCGGACGCGCCGGGAACCCGGACACCCTCGACGGTGTGGACGTCGTCGTCGGCACCGGCACGTCGATCGTCTCCGGCGAGGGCCTCATCGCCACCGCCGGCGCCGTCGACACCCATGTGCATCTGCTGTCGCCGCGGGTCATGGAGGCCTCCCTCGCCTCCGGTGTCACGACGATCATCGGCCAGGAGTTCGGCCCCGTCTGGGGCGTCGGCGTCAACTCGCCCTGGGCCCTCAAGCACACCTTCAACGCCTTCGACGCCTGGCCCGTCAACATCGGCTTCCTCGCCCGCGGTTCCTCCTCCGGCGACGCCCCGCTCGTCGAGGCGCTCGCCGAGGGCGGCGCCTGCGGCTTCAAGGTCCACGAGGACATGGGCGCCCACACCCGCGCCCTCGACACCGCGCTGCGGGTCGCCGAGGAGTACGACGTCCAGGTCGCCCTGCACAGCGACGGCCTCAACGAATGCCTGTCGGTCGAGGACACGCTGAACGTCCTCGACGGCCGGACCATCCACGCCTTCCACATCGAGGGCTGCGGCGGAGGGCACGTACCGAACGTCCTCAAGATGGCGGGCGTGCCGAACGTCATCGGCTCCTCCACCAACCCCACCCTGCCGTTCGGCCGGGACGCCGTCGCCGAGCACTACGGAATGATCGTCTCCGTACACGACCTCAAGACCGACCTGCCCGGTGACGCCGCCATGGCCCGCGACCGCATCCGCGCCGGGACGATGGGGGCCGAGGACGTCCTGCACGACCTGGGCGCGATCGGCATCACCTCCTCGGACGCCCAGGGCATGGGCCGTGCCGGCGAGACCGTGCGCCGCACCTTCGCCATGGCCGGGAAGATGAAGGCCGAGCTGGGTCCCATGGACGGCGACGGCGCCCACGACGACAACGCGCGCGTCCTGCGCTACATCGCCAAGCTGACGATCAACCCGGCCGTCGCCCACGGTCTCGCGCACGAGATCGGCTCGATCGAGAGCGGCAAGCTCGCCGACATCGTGCTGTGGAAGCCGCAGTTCTTCGGGGCGAAGCCGCAGCTCGTGCTGAAGGCCGGCTTCCCGGCGTACGGGGTGACCGGCGACCCGAACGCCGCGACCGACACCTGCGAACCGCTCGTCCTGGGACCGCAGTTCGGCGCCCACGGGGCAACCCCCGCGGACATCTCCGTGGCGTTCGTGTCCCAGGCCGCGGCCGCGCTCGGCGACGACAGGATGCCCACGCGCCGGCGTCGCGTCGGGGTACGCGGCACCCGGGGCATCGGCCCCAAGGACCTGCTCCTCAACTCCCGGGTCGGCGACGTGGCCGTGGACGCGCACAGCGGACTGGTCACGCTCGACGGCGATCCGCTCCGCTCGGACCCGGTCGAATCCATGTCCCTCAACCGCCTCTACTTCCTCTAGGACTCACGTCATGACGTTCCGTATGCCGCCCGAGTGGGCCCCCCACGAGCGCACCTGGATGGCCTGGCCAGGTCCCAACCCGACCTTCACCGACGACGAGGAACTCGCGGAGGCGCGCGCCGCGTGGGCGGACGTGGCCCGTGCCGTACGCCGCTTCGAGCCGGTCACCATGGTCGTCGGGCCCGGGCAGCGCGAAGGCGCCCGTGAACTCCTGGGCGAGGACGTGGAGATCGTGGAGCGCGAGCTCGACGACGCCTGGATGCGGGACATCGGCCCGACCTTCGTCGTCGACGGCGAGGGCGCTCTCGCCGCCGTCGACTGGGTCTTCAACGGCTGGGGCGCCCAGGACTGGGCGCGCTGGGAGCACGACTCCAAGATCGCCCGCCATGTCGCGGACCTCGTGAACGTCCCCGTCCACTCCTCGGGCCTCGTCAACGAGGGCGGCGCGATCCACGTCGACGGCGAGGGCACGGTCCTGCTGACCGACACGGTCCAGCTCGGCGCCGGCCGCAACCCCGACTGGACCCGGGAACAGGTCGAGGCCGAGATCCACGCCAGGCTCGGCACCGAGAAGGCGATCTGGCTGCCGCACGGTCTGAGCGGCGACTACGGCATGTACGGCACGCAGGGCCACGTCGACATCGTCGCCGCGTTCGCCCGGCCGGGCGTGGTCCTCGTCCACAGCCAGAAGGACCCCGCCCACCCGGACCACGAGCGCTCCCGGACCTATGTCGAGCTGCTGCGCGGCCGGACGGACGCCCGTGGCCGGGCCCTGGAGGTCGTCGAGATCCCGGCGCCCACCGTCCTCAAGGACGAGGACGGCGAATGGGTCGACTACTCGTACATCAACCACTACCTCTGCAACGACGGCGTGGTGCTGTGCGCCTTCGACGACCCGAACGACGAGATCGCGGCGGCGGTCTTCCGGCGGCTGTTCCCGGACCGTACGGTGACCCTGGTGGACGCGAGGGCGATCTTCGCGGGCGGGGGCGGCATCCACTGCATCACCCAGCAGCAACCGCGTGTCTGACCCGGATTCCGGGGCGGGGCACGGGTCATCCGCGGGGCACCGGCCATCCGCGGGGGCCGGGCGGATCGGGTACAACGTACGGGTGAACGTTCCCCCGCCCCCTCGACGCCGCAACGCCGCCCCGCCCCGTGAGGAACTGCTCGCCGCGGCGATGGCGACCATCGCCGAGCGCGGGCTCGACGGGCTCACCATGGCCGGGCTCGGGCGCGAGGTGGGGATGAGCAGCGGGCATCTCCTCTACTACTTCCGCACCAAGGACGAGCTGCTGCTCCAGACCCTGGAGTGGAGCGAGGGCCGCCTCGGCGCGGAGCGCAGCTCCCTGCTGTCCAGGCTCGGGCCCGCACGCGAACGGCTCGACGCCTACGTCGACCTGTACGTCCCCGACGGCCACCGCGACCCGCACTGGACGCTGTGGCTGGAGGTCTGGAACCGCTCGCAGAACGCCGACGACGACGCCCGCGCCCGCCAGGCCGCCATCGAGGGCGCCTGGCACCGCGATCTCGTCGCGCTGCTCGCCGAGGGCAGCTCGCGCGGCGAGTTCCGCGCCGTCGACGCGGATCGCTTCGCCGCCCGGCTGCGCGCGCTGCTCGACGGCTTCTCCGTCCATGTGGCGGTGGGGATACCGGGCACGAGCCGGGAGCAGGTCCTGGGCCACGTAAGGGAGTTCATCGACGAGGCACTGACGCCGGTGACCCCGGGAACGTGACGCACGCAGGTACTGCCGATCGTTGCCGTCCCGATCATGACGCCCGGCCGTCGTGCACGGCGGTCACCCGCCCGTGGCCGCCGCCTCCGGCTGCTGCACGAGGCGCTGCTGCATCTTCTGGAGCGAGTCCGCGGCGTACTTGTGGATCTGCGGGTCCAGCTTGCTGCTGCCGACCACGTAGGCGCTCAGGACACTCTTGCCGTCCCGTCCGGTGGCGATGACGTAGAGGTCGTCGACCTTGCCCCCGTTCGCGGTGACGACCTGGTGGCCCTCCTCGGACACCAGCTCGTCGAAGCCGGTCACCTGCGGCGGGGTCGCCTCGCGCACCCCGTTCCAGCGTTCCTTGGCCCGGTGCTGTTCCGGACAGCGGTGGATGTTGTCCCGGGCGTCGGCGAGGTACTGCTTCGCCGTGGCCTCGTCCACGAACACCTTGACCTCGGACGTCCCCGCGATGCCCGACGACGTCTGGTACACGTTGCGCTGCAGGGAGGCCAGCGTGCCGGCCCGACTGGGACGGCTGGCGAACTCGCAGTCCTCCCGCACCAGCGACTCCGGCGCGGGGTCCACCTCGTACGGATCGTGCTGGGTGAAGCCGGCACCCCAGTCCGGGGGTGCCAGGGCCACCCGGGTCGCGACCGCGTGGGCGTCCGCCTCCGCAGCCTTCGTGTCGACCGGGGTGGGGGAGCCGGAACCTCCGCCGCCGTCGTCCCCGTCGCCGCCGAGTGACAACACCAGCACCACGACGAGGGCCAGCACCGCCGCCGCCCCGCCGACGAGCAGTGCGAGGGTACGACGGGAGCGTCCGCCGGACGGGCCGGGACCGGGCGGCGGCGGACCGGCAGCCGGTCCGGACGGCCGGGGCACGGGTCCGGACGGCGGTCCTGTGGGGGGTTGTGAACTCATGGGTTTCCCCTACCACTCCGCCGGGCGGCACCCCGCCCGCTGAACGGGTGCGGGGGCGGGTCACCGGACGGCGCCCGCATACTGAGACCGCTGTCCATGCTGGCACGCACATGTGGCAGACTGCCACTGTGCTCGCATTCGCCATGATTATCGGCAGCAGCGCGCCGGTCCGCAGTGACCGCTGACCCGTGGCCAGTAACCCCCGCGGCAGCGGCACCGTGCCCCAGACCCGCGCGCAGACCTCTCGCACCCGCGAGGGGTCTTTTCGTTTTACGGCCCCACCCCGGCCGGACGAGAGGCGCGCGAAGATGGGGGCAAGTGGAGCCAAGAATTCCGGAGCCACTCATCCGACAGGAGTCACAACAGCCATGACCACAGAGGCCACGGACACCGATAGGGACGGCGTCACCGACGACGGTTTCCATGTCTTCGACACCACGTTGCGCGACGGCGCGCAGCGCGAGGGCATCAACCTCACCGTCGCGGACAAGCTGACCATCGCCCGGCACCTCGACGAGTTCGGCGTGGGCTTCATCGAGGGCGGGTGGCCGGGCGCCAACCCCCGGGACACCGAATTCTTCGCCCGGGCCCGCCAGGAGATCGACCTCAAGCACGCCCAGCTCGTCGCGTTCGGCGCCACTCGCCGGGCCGGCGCCACGGCCGCCGAGGACCCGCAGGTCAAGGCACTGCTCGACTCCGGTGCGCCGGTGATCACGCTGGTCGCCAAGTCCCACGACCGCCATGTCGAGCTCGCTCTGCGCACGACGCTCGACGAGAACCTGGAGATGGTCCGCGACACCGTCACGTACCTGCGCTCCCAGGGCCGGCGCGTCTTCGTCGACTGCGAGCACTTCTTCGACGGCTACCGGGCCAACGCCCAGTACGCCAAGGCCGTGGTCAGGGCCGCCTCCGAGGCCGGTGCCGACGTGGTCATCCTCTGCGACACCAACGGCGGCATGCTGCCCGCCCAGATCCAGGCCGTCGTCTCCACCGTCCTCGCCGACACCGGCGCCCGCCTCGGCATCCACGCCCAGGACGACACCGGCTGCGCCGTGGCCAACACCCTCGCGGCCGTCGACGCCGGCGCCACACACGTCCAGTGCACCGCCAACGGCTACGGCGAGCGGGTCGGCAATGCCAACCTCTTCCCCGTCGTGGCCGCGCTGGAGCTGAAGTACGGCAAGAAGGTGCTGCCCGCCGGCGCCCTGCAGGAGATGACCCGGATCTCGCACGCCATCGCCGAGGTCGTCAACCTCACGCCGTCCACGCACCAGCCCTATGTGGGTGTCTCCGCCTTCGCCCACAAGGCCGGACTGCACGCCTCCGCGATCAAGGTCGATCCGGACCTGTACCAGCACATCGACCCCGAGCAGGTCGGCAACACCATGCGGATGCTCGTCTCCGACATGGCCGGCCGTGCCTCCATCGAACTCAAGGGCAAGGAGCTCGGCGTCGACCTCGGCGGCAACCGCGAGCTCGTCGGCCGGGTCGTGGAGCGGGTCAAGGAGCGCGAGCTGAGGGGCTACACGTACGAGGCCGCGGACGCCTCCTTCGAACTGCTGCTGCGCGAGGAGGCGGAGGGCAGACCGCGCCTGTACTTCCGTACGGAGTCCTGGCGCGTGATCGTCGAGGACCGCCCCGACGGCACCCACGCCAACGAGGCCACGGTCAAGCTGTGGGCCAAGGGCGAGCGGATCGTCGCGACGGCCGAGGGCAACGGGCCGGTCAACGCGCTGGACCGGGCGATGCGGGTGGGGCTGGAGCGGATCTACCCGCAGCTCGCCAAGCTGGAGCTGGTCGACTACCGGGTCCGCATCCTCGAAGGCCGCCACGGCACGGGGTCCACCACCCGCGTACTGATCACGACGGGCGACGGCACCGGCGAGTGGTCGACGGTCGGCGTCGGTGACAACATCATCGCCGCCTCCTGGCAGGCCCTGGAGGACGCCTACACCTACGGACTGCTGCGGGCCGGGGTCGAGCCGGCGGAGTAGCCGGAGGCGGTTCCGGAACCGCCCGTGCGGTTCCGGAGTCCCCTCACCTGCGGCTATGTCCTATTTCATGCCATTCGGGTAGCTTCGATGGTATGAGGACCAGGCCGTTCGCCCTGCTGTCTGCCCTCGCCGGGCTGACACTCTTCCTGCTGCTGGCCCTGGCCCCTGGCGCGGGCGCCAGGGCCACGGGCATCTCCGACGCGGCCGAGGCCCTGAAGCAGGGCCCGGTCTACGTCGATCCGGGGGCTCGCTCCCAGCTTTCCGAGGCCGACCAGAAGGCCCTCGCGCAGAAGATCGAGAACGCGGACAAGCCCGTGTTCATCGCCGTACTGCCCGAAGGCTCGCAGTTCCCCGCGGACAGCGTGCTGCGCGATCTGCGCACCGCGACGGGGATCACCGGGCTGTACGGAATCCGGCTCGGTGACGGCTTCGACGCGGGCGCGGACAGAAGCGTCATGCCCGCCAACGCCGTGCAGAACATCGTGTCCGGAGTGAAGGCGCCGGGCGTCGACGCCGCCACCCAGCTCGACAACTTCGTCGACCAGGCCCTCCCGACCGTCCGCGGCACCGCACCCTCCTCCTGGAGCAGCGGCTCCGAGGGC includes:
- a CDS encoding aminoglycoside 2'-N-acetyltransferase, translated to MTDTTTQLRTAHTYQLSAATLDEIRLMLDGAFDGDFGDEDWTHGLGGIHAFIGDSDGIAAHGSVIMRRVLHAGRSYRTGYVEAVGVRADRRREGLGGRVMAALETVIDGAYELGALSASDDGATLYAARGWQLWRGRIEALSPDGVIHLPDEEGSAYLRPAASGPLPDAATSALLFDWRDGDVL
- a CDS encoding 3-isopropylmalate dehydrogenase, producing the protein MSRSLNLAVIPGDGIGQEVVAQGLKVLSAVLPQDVKLETKEYDLGAKRWHRTGETLPDAELESLKQHDAILLGAIGDPSVPSGVLERGLLLKLRFAFDHYVNLRPSKLFPNTATPLAGRPDIDFVVVREGTEGPYTGNGGSLRTGTPAEVATEVSVNTAYGVERVVRDAFERAKARPRKKLTLVHKNNVLVYAGHMWKNIFDRVGQEYPEVTTDYLHVDAATIFFVTQPERFDVIVTDNLFGDILTDLAAAVTGGIGLAASGNVNPTGAFPSMFEPVHGSAPDIAGQGKADPTATILSVALLLRHLGHETEAVRIEDAVAADLAERDGGTARTTDEIGDALAVRVAG
- a CDS encoding branched-chain amino acid aminotransferase, which produces MTTTTIELKPSSNPLSDAEREAILANPGFGRHFTDHMVTIKWTEGRGWHDAQLTPYAPLSMDPANMTLHYAQEIFEGLKAYRRPDGSVATFRPDANAERFQVSARRLAMPELPVETFIAACDALVQQDKAWVPAHGGEASLYLRPFMFANEVGLGVRPANEYLFIVIASPAGPYFPGGVKPVSIWLSEDRVRAVPGGIGFAKTGGNYAASLLAQAEAAAKGCDQVAYLDAVEHKWVEELGGMNLYFVYGDKIVTPELTGSLLAGITRDSLLKLARDLGYEAVEDRVSIDDWKRDTENGTLHEVFACGTAAVITPVGTVKSAHGEWSQANGEPGKVTMELRKALLDIQTGAAEDPHAWMHTLG
- a CDS encoding cytosine permease, giving the protein MPIEQRGVDTIPEAERTSGPRDLVAILLGSNLCLGVIVFGWLPVSFGLGLWGAVTSVVAGTVAGVLVTAPLALVSLRTATNLSTSSGAFFGVRGRLIGSVVGLLLSLGYTALTLWIGGDVMVGTLARLTGLPAGGPSHALVYALLAACTVIGAVFGYRLLLRMSKVLALGMIALLTLGLVAYAPDLTTAAPPDAPYLMGSFWPTWALSAVAAGLSGPIAFITLLGDYTRYISPRRHTPRAVLNATCLGLFAGLLIPQLFGTFTALAARASQDYAGPLVEASPTWYLLPLLLAAAAGSVGNAGLMLYSMGLDLDAIVPRASRTASTVIVAVVATVFVFLGHFAWDARSAMTSFVLLLTAIGTPWAVITLMGHLRCRGAYDAEALQVYNRRARGGVYWFRAGWEPRAAIAWTLGAGVGLLSVSTPFHEGPLLALTGGVDCSFVLSGVTGGLVYAVLRPRPEAAPATEPAGRIMTAVD
- the ureA gene encoding urease subunit gamma — protein: MRLTPTERDRLLLFGAAELARARRARGLKLNVPEATALIADTVCEAARDGRRLAEAIEAARSVLGPGDVLPGVADVVTEVHVEAVFDDGSRLAVVSDPIGGGGLGDAAPGAVLPGPAQPAPEPAVRLTVRNTATVPVSVTSHFHFFEANPRLDFPRAAAYGMRLCVPAGSSVRFDPGGEAEIGLVPIGGDRIAIGFAGLVDGPLDAPGAKAEALRRAAACGYLGADAEEQVQRQVQQDEQQQEEDR
- a CDS encoding urease subunit alpha, whose protein sequence is MTGNDPHEYASVHGPRAGDRVVLGDSGLVVRVESDSQKSGDEFLAGFGKTARDGIHLKAAAVRETCDVVISNVLVIDAVQGIRKVSIGIREGRIAGIGRAGNPDTLDGVDVVVGTGTSIVSGEGLIATAGAVDTHVHLLSPRVMEASLASGVTTIIGQEFGPVWGVGVNSPWALKHTFNAFDAWPVNIGFLARGSSSGDAPLVEALAEGGACGFKVHEDMGAHTRALDTALRVAEEYDVQVALHSDGLNECLSVEDTLNVLDGRTIHAFHIEGCGGGHVPNVLKMAGVPNVIGSSTNPTLPFGRDAVAEHYGMIVSVHDLKTDLPGDAAMARDRIRAGTMGAEDVLHDLGAIGITSSDAQGMGRAGETVRRTFAMAGKMKAELGPMDGDGAHDDNARVLRYIAKLTINPAVAHGLAHEIGSIESGKLADIVLWKPQFFGAKPQLVLKAGFPAYGVTGDPNAATDTCEPLVLGPQFGAHGATPADISVAFVSQAAAALGDDRMPTRRRRVGVRGTRGIGPKDLLLNSRVGDVAVDAHSGLVTLDGDPLRSDPVESMSLNRLYFL